A region of uncultured Carboxylicivirga sp. DNA encodes the following proteins:
- a CDS encoding bifunctional enoyl-CoA hydratase/phosphate acetyltransferase — MFKSLNDLQKLILQNKVKKKLALAVSQDGHSLDAVYNAYQAGIIDPILIGSKPETEAIIAAKGYDFSHATFIHEPDTEKSVEIAVKLVHDQKADILMKGKVATPTLLKGVLNKEWGLRSGRLLSHFALFEVDTYHKLIAVTDVAMNIAPNLKDKIDIVNNSVGYLNKMGIAKPKVAVLGAIEMVNESMQATLDAALLSKMNQRDQIKNCIIDGPLAFDNAVSFESAKHKGIKSEVAGDTDLLLMPDIEVGNVLYKTLVFFAKAKVASVILGASAPIVLTSRSDSEESKYNSILLAAMA, encoded by the coding sequence ATGTTTAAATCCCTTAATGATCTTCAAAAACTTATTCTCCAAAATAAAGTCAAGAAGAAATTAGCATTGGCCGTGTCGCAGGATGGACACTCCCTCGACGCGGTTTATAATGCTTATCAGGCCGGAATTATTGATCCGATTTTGATCGGATCAAAACCGGAAACAGAAGCCATTATTGCGGCAAAAGGTTATGATTTCTCCCACGCAACCTTTATACATGAGCCGGATACTGAAAAATCTGTTGAAATTGCTGTTAAATTGGTCCACGATCAAAAGGCAGATATTCTTATGAAAGGAAAGGTGGCAACACCAACCTTACTCAAAGGTGTTTTGAATAAAGAATGGGGCTTGCGTAGCGGAAGACTTCTGTCGCATTTTGCCTTATTTGAGGTTGATACCTATCATAAGCTAATTGCTGTTACTGATGTGGCCATGAATATAGCTCCCAACTTAAAGGATAAAATCGATATTGTAAATAATTCGGTTGGATATTTGAATAAGATGGGCATTGCAAAGCCTAAAGTTGCGGTTTTAGGTGCCATCGAAATGGTTAATGAGAGTATGCAGGCGACTTTGGATGCAGCGTTATTGTCAAAGATGAATCAACGTGATCAGATTAAAAATTGTATTATTGATGGTCCATTGGCATTTGATAATGCTGTAAGTTTTGAGAGTGCAAAACATAAAGGTATTAAAAGTGAAGTGGCTGGGGATACTGACTTATTATTAATGCCCGATATCGAAGTGGGTAATGTACTATATAAAACATTGGTGTTCTTTGCTAAAGCAAAGGTTGCTTCAGTTATTTTAGGAGCTTCAGCCCCAATTGTTCTGACATCCAGAAGTGATTCGGAAGAATCGAAATATAATAGTATTTTGCTTGCTGCAATGGCCTGA
- a CDS encoding acetate kinase: protein MKILVLNCGSSSIKYQLFNMEGAEWEVMVAGVVEKIGLKGSFLKHQKSGGKVLLEGEILDHQAGIDYILGVLISEKHGCIKSLDEIDAVGHRVVHGGEEFNSSVYITDDVIKKMEECIDLAPLHNPPNLKGIEAITQLLPSVPQCGVFDTAFHQTMPKKAYMYAIPKTLYNQYGIRRYGFHGTSHRYVSKRACDMLGVDYKEQRIISCHLGNGASIAAIQNGESVDTSMGFTPLEGLVMGTRAGDLDLGAVTYIMDKEKIGTRSASVLFNKHSGLLGLTGISSDMREIQDAAAEGNEVAQLGLDVYDYRVKKYIGAYAAAMGGIDILIFTGGIGENSGMRRQEICKGLEFLGVEVNQELNIGVIGDEKVVSTDNSKITVMVVPTNEELVIALDTKNIVEELANR, encoded by the coding sequence ATGAAAATATTAGTATTGAACTGTGGTAGTTCATCAATAAAATATCAGTTATTCAATATGGAAGGCGCCGAATGGGAGGTGATGGTTGCCGGGGTTGTAGAAAAAATTGGTTTGAAAGGTTCTTTCTTAAAACATCAGAAAAGCGGTGGTAAAGTATTGCTTGAGGGTGAAATTCTTGATCATCAGGCTGGTATTGACTATATCTTAGGTGTTTTAATTAGTGAGAAACACGGATGTATTAAAAGCCTGGATGAAATTGACGCTGTTGGACACAGGGTTGTTCATGGTGGAGAAGAATTTAATTCCAGTGTATATATTACTGATGATGTTATCAAAAAAATGGAAGAATGTATTGACCTTGCTCCATTACACAATCCTCCAAACTTAAAAGGTATCGAAGCTATTACTCAATTGTTACCAAGTGTACCTCAGTGTGGCGTGTTTGATACTGCTTTCCATCAAACTATGCCTAAGAAGGCATATATGTATGCAATTCCTAAAACCCTTTATAATCAATACGGTATTCGTCGTTATGGATTTCACGGAACAAGTCACCGTTATGTATCAAAACGTGCCTGTGATATGCTAGGGGTGGATTATAAGGAGCAACGAATAATTTCATGCCATTTAGGTAACGGAGCTTCTATCGCTGCTATTCAAAATGGGGAATCGGTTGATACATCAATGGGTTTTACACCACTGGAAGGATTAGTGATGGGTACCCGTGCAGGTGACCTTGACTTAGGTGCTGTTACTTATATCATGGATAAAGAGAAAATTGGTACCCGCTCAGCCAGTGTTTTATTTAATAAACACAGTGGATTGCTTGGTTTAACTGGAATCTCATCAGATATGAGAGAAATTCAGGATGCTGCAGCTGAAGGAAATGAGGTAGCTCAATTAGGACTGGATGTATATGATTATCGTGTTAAAAAATACATTGGTGCATATGCAGCAGCCATGGGTGGTATCGATATTTTGATCTTTACAGGTGGTATTGGAGAGAATTCAGGTATGAGAAGACAGGAAATCTGCAAGGGTCTTGAATTTTTAGGTGTTGAAGTGAACCAGGAGCTAAATATAGGCGTTATTGGGGATGAAAAGGTAGTTAGTACTGATAATTCCAAAATAACGGTTATGGTGGTTCCAACTAACGAAGAATTAGTTATTGCTTTGGATACCAAAAATATTGTTGAAGAATTAGCTAATCGATGA
- a CDS encoding 3-hydroxyacyl-CoA dehydrogenase family protein, with the protein MAEILVEPIELYALGQKKKGKTLFSKVGVVGCGKEGQSIARIAAWHGMEVVFIELSEDKITQAIENIGSELDNRIENWGLTPGDKRAIMSRIKGSMDYKDLAACDFVIEAIRADETGVRNIETRKEVFRRVEEVVSSDAIIATNATTIVITELASELKIRERCVSLHFFVTSPEARIIEVVKGLYTSDEVYQRVCTFVKLINRDVIPVEESAGIVSVRLYVTLLNEACATLMEGVATLEDIDKTMEIGLGMRFGPFKSADIIGLDKVMRWMTNLHEEFGSQKFTPSPLIRRLVRAKRLGKNVGVGFYRYDKDGNILPNEDLVRKI; encoded by the coding sequence ATGGCTGAAATTCTTGTAGAACCTATTGAATTATATGCTTTAGGTCAGAAAAAGAAGGGTAAAACTCTTTTTTCAAAAGTTGGGGTTGTAGGATGTGGAAAAGAAGGGCAAAGTATAGCTCGTATTGCTGCTTGGCATGGAATGGAAGTAGTTTTCATAGAGTTAAGTGAAGACAAAATTACCCAGGCAATTGAAAACATTGGTAGTGAGCTTGATAATCGTATTGAGAATTGGGGGTTAACTCCTGGTGATAAGCGTGCTATCATGAGTCGTATTAAAGGATCTATGGATTATAAAGATCTGGCGGCCTGTGATTTTGTTATCGAAGCTATTCGTGCAGACGAGACCGGTGTTCGTAATATTGAAACCCGCAAAGAAGTTTTCAGACGAGTGGAAGAAGTAGTTAGCAGTGATGCAATTATTGCAACAAATGCTACAACGATTGTAATTACAGAATTAGCTTCAGAGTTAAAGATAAGGGAACGTTGTGTGAGTCTTCACTTCTTTGTAACATCACCAGAGGCACGTATTATTGAGGTAGTTAAAGGATTGTATACTTCTGATGAGGTTTATCAGCGTGTTTGTACGTTTGTAAAACTCATCAATCGCGATGTTATTCCGGTTGAAGAATCAGCTGGTATAGTAAGTGTTCGTCTATATGTTACATTGTTAAACGAAGCATGTGCTACATTAATGGAGGGTGTTGCCACTCTTGAGGATATTGATAAAACTATGGAGATTGGATTGGGCATGCGTTTTGGTCCTTTTAAATCAGCTGATATTATTGGGTTGGATAAAGTGATGCGTTGGATGACTAACCTTCATGAAGAGTTTGGAAGTCAAAAATTTACACCATCGCCATTGATTCGTAGATTGGTTAGAGCCAAGCGTTTAGGTAAAAATGTGGGTGTAGGATTTTATCGATATGATAAAGACGGAAACATATTACCAAATGAAGATCTTGTACGCAAGATTTAA
- a CDS encoding acetate kinase: MIILVLNSGSSSIKYQLFNIEGQEKLMAKGVIERIGIEGGALKQCVKGVPQLVFEKSIPDHTVGLKLIFEHLVNSTDGVLKDLSEIDAVGHRVVHGGELFKDSIVINEKVKQQIAECAELAPLHNPANLKGILSVEVLLPNVPQVAVFDTSFHQTMPKHAFLYGIPYKYYEKYKIRRYGFHGISHKYVAQEAAKLCKKDFTKSKIITCHLGNGASITAIDQGESVDTSMGFTPVTGLMMGTRCGSVDPGVLLFLEEKEQLSIRGISSLINKESGLQGISELSSDMRDIEQAAIDGVYRAKLALDMYIYRVRKKIASFVGVMDGLDTLVFTGGVGENSFKVREEVCKKLSFFGVKIDQQQNLSTCGQTGVISSSDSSVTVVVINTNEELVIARETFEILNKN; encoded by the coding sequence ATGATCATATTGGTTTTAAATAGTGGCAGTTCTTCCATAAAATACCAATTGTTCAACATCGAGGGGCAGGAAAAGTTAATGGCCAAAGGTGTTATCGAACGAATTGGGATTGAGGGAGGTGCCCTGAAACAATGTGTGAAAGGAGTGCCCCAGTTAGTTTTTGAAAAAAGTATTCCTGATCATACAGTTGGTTTAAAACTAATATTTGAGCATCTGGTAAACTCAACAGATGGTGTTTTAAAAGATCTATCCGAGATTGATGCAGTTGGTCACAGGGTGGTTCATGGAGGTGAATTATTTAAGGATAGTATCGTTATCAATGAAAAGGTAAAGCAACAAATAGCCGAGTGTGCTGAGCTTGCACCCTTGCACAATCCTGCCAATTTAAAAGGAATATTATCTGTTGAAGTTCTTTTGCCCAATGTTCCTCAGGTAGCGGTTTTCGATACTTCGTTTCATCAGACCATGCCTAAACATGCTTTTTTATATGGAATTCCTTACAAGTATTACGAGAAATATAAGATACGCAGGTATGGTTTTCATGGGATAAGTCATAAATATGTCGCTCAGGAAGCTGCCAAATTGTGCAAAAAGGACTTTACTAAATCAAAAATCATAACTTGTCATTTGGGTAATGGTGCTTCCATTACGGCAATCGATCAAGGTGAATCAGTTGATACATCCATGGGATTTACTCCGGTTACCGGTTTGATGATGGGAACCCGCTGTGGTTCTGTTGATCCTGGTGTGTTGTTGTTTCTTGAAGAAAAAGAACAGCTAAGTATTCGTGGGATCTCAAGCCTGATAAACAAAGAAAGTGGATTGCAGGGGATATCTGAATTATCATCTGATATGAGAGATATAGAACAGGCTGCAATTGATGGAGTTTACAGAGCGAAACTTGCATTAGACATGTACATTTACAGGGTACGAAAAAAGATCGCTTCTTTCGTGGGTGTTATGGATGGACTGGATACATTGGTGTTTACAGGCGGGGTTGGTGAGAATTCCTTTAAAGTAAGAGAAGAGGTTTGTAAGAAGCTTAGTTTTTTTGGGGTGAAAATTGATCAGCAACAAAACCTAAGTACTTGCGGCCAAACAGGAGTGATATCATCATCAGATTCCAGTGTAACTGTTGTGGTTATTAATACTAATGAGGAACTTGTCATAGCCAGAGAAACCTTTGAAATATTAAATAAAAACTAA
- the pta gene encoding phosphate acetyltransferase, whose translation MEFIEQLKLKASQNKKRIVLPEGLEERTLKAADVILGEGFAEIILIGNPEKVKTEAEKMGLQNIDKATIVDPENHDKLDAYTDLMVEIRKSKGLTKEDAMQLIKNPLFLAVMMIKAGDADGEVAGADNATGDVLRPAFQYVKTAPGISVVSGAFIMILKDKEFGEDGMMVFADCAVHPNPTAEELAEIAVSTGQTTRAIAGFEPKIAMLSFSTKGSAKHEMVDKVVKATELAKKQAPDMKIEGELQSDAAIIPAIGQKKAPGSEIAGQANVLVFPTLETGNIAYKLVQRMGHAEAIGPILQGMAAPINDLSRGCSVSDIVNLVAITANQAAGTV comes from the coding sequence ATGGAATTCATTGAACAGCTCAAGCTTAAGGCTAGTCAGAACAAAAAGAGAATTGTTCTTCCAGAAGGATTGGAAGAAAGAACTTTGAAAGCAGCAGATGTAATTTTAGGTGAAGGATTCGCTGAAATTATATTGATCGGTAATCCGGAAAAAGTAAAAACTGAAGCCGAAAAAATGGGTCTTCAAAATATTGATAAGGCGACTATTGTCGATCCTGAAAATCATGATAAGTTGGATGCTTATACTGATTTGATGGTAGAAATTAGAAAAAGTAAGGGTCTTACAAAAGAAGATGCTATGCAACTGATTAAAAATCCACTATTTCTGGCTGTAATGATGATTAAGGCTGGTGATGCTGATGGTGAAGTTGCCGGAGCTGACAATGCAACAGGTGATGTTTTACGTCCTGCATTTCAATATGTAAAAACAGCCCCTGGTATCAGTGTTGTGTCAGGTGCTTTTATTATGATATTGAAAGATAAGGAGTTTGGAGAAGATGGTATGATGGTATTTGCTGATTGTGCTGTTCATCCAAATCCAACAGCTGAAGAATTAGCTGAAATAGCTGTTTCAACAGGTCAAACAACCAGAGCTATTGCTGGTTTTGAGCCAAAGATTGCAATGTTGAGTTTTTCAACAAAAGGAAGTGCAAAACACGAAATGGTGGATAAGGTAGTTAAAGCAACTGAATTGGCTAAGAAGCAAGCTCCTGATATGAAAATAGAAGGTGAATTGCAATCCGATGCTGCAATCATTCCTGCTATTGGTCAGAAGAAAGCACCGGGTAGTGAAATTGCTGGTCAGGCTAATGTTTTAGTATTTCCAACTCTGGAAACAGGAAATATTGCTTATAAATTAGTTCAGCGAATGGGGCACGCCGAAGCTATCGGACCAATTTTACAGGGTATGGCAGCACCAATCAACGATTTATCCCGTGGTTGTTCGGTTAGTGACATCGTTAATTTGGTAGCGATTACAGCAAACCAAGCAGCTGGTACAGTATAA
- a CDS encoding DUF1338 domain-containing protein: MIDNTTLFERLFDDYQNLNPSVKLIHQLFNSHNEVIINDHIAFRTFNYPLVNINALAKPFLERDYKEKGYYRFEQKKLTAKHFEIENNPSAPKIFISQLMVEELSKPIQKILDTHINKSNTTIPEGDDILFAGNIWGMPSHEIYETLLEESEYAAWLYIFGFRANHFTVLVNRLQHIHSLEELNKSLKDNGFKLNSSGREIKGSPHELLEQSSTLADIVEMKFTEGTFKVPACYYEFARRYKMPNGDLFNGFIAKSADKIFESTNFRK, translated from the coding sequence ATGATTGACAACACAACATTATTCGAACGATTATTTGATGATTATCAGAACCTGAATCCTTCAGTAAAATTGATTCATCAATTATTCAATTCTCATAACGAAGTAATTATCAATGATCACATCGCATTCCGAACATTCAATTACCCACTTGTTAACATAAATGCCTTGGCTAAGCCATTTCTTGAAAGAGATTACAAAGAAAAGGGTTATTATCGTTTTGAACAAAAAAAATTGACAGCAAAACACTTCGAAATTGAAAATAATCCTTCAGCGCCAAAAATTTTCATTAGTCAATTGATGGTTGAAGAGCTATCAAAACCTATTCAAAAAATATTAGATACTCATATAAATAAAAGCAATACAACTATTCCAGAAGGTGATGATATCCTTTTTGCAGGTAATATTTGGGGAATGCCAAGCCATGAAATTTATGAAACCCTTCTTGAAGAATCGGAATATGCTGCATGGCTTTATATTTTCGGATTCAGAGCAAATCACTTTACAGTTCTTGTAAATAGACTTCAGCATATCCATAGTCTCGAGGAACTAAATAAATCACTAAAAGACAATGGATTTAAACTAAACTCATCGGGTAGAGAAATTAAAGGTTCCCCTCACGAATTACTGGAACAATCCAGTACCTTAGCTGATATCGTTGAAATGAAATTTACGGAAGGTACCTTTAAAGTTCCTGCTTGCTATTATGAATTTGCCCGACGGTACAAAATGCCTAACGGTGATTTATTCAATGGCTTTATAGCCAAATCAGCTGATAAAATTTTTGAAAGCACTAATTTTAGAAAATAA
- a CDS encoding TonB family protein, which produces MKTFQSFSYILIFVLFFLADIKSIAQTDSSEEKVESVVDKLPKLNKGGSNFNKYIAKNIEYPANAKLRGVEGDVWVSFIVTSTGVVKDVKVDKSVDETLDAAVVDFVKQTGPWKPGKKGGKEVNTQMMVPVKFSLNQDERALADMLKEFNVLDSPPLFVLDNKLVEGYLTIEDYNVKSIRILKGSKATSLYGDKAKNGVVVITSKRGTPPVY; this is translated from the coding sequence ATGAAAACCTTTCAGTCTTTTTCCTACATTTTGATTTTTGTTCTCTTCTTTCTTGCTGATATAAAAAGCATTGCTCAAACAGATTCTAGTGAAGAAAAAGTGGAATCTGTTGTGGATAAACTTCCTAAACTCAATAAGGGAGGTAGTAATTTTAATAAGTATATTGCGAAAAATATTGAATATCCTGCTAATGCCAAATTAAGAGGTGTTGAAGGTGATGTCTGGGTATCTTTTATTGTAACATCAACCGGTGTTGTTAAAGATGTCAAGGTCGATAAAAGTGTTGACGAAACGTTGGATGCCGCAGTGGTGGATTTTGTCAAGCAAACAGGACCGTGGAAACCTGGAAAAAAAGGTGGAAAAGAAGTGAACACTCAAATGATGGTTCCGGTTAAATTTTCATTGAATCAGGACGAACGTGCACTGGCAGATATGTTGAAAGAGTTTAACGTTCTGGATTCACCTCCTTTATTTGTGCTTGATAATAAATTGGTAGAAGGGTATCTGACTATTGAAGATTATAATGTAAAATCAATTCGTATTTTAAAAGGTAGTAAAGCAACAAGTCTGTATGGCGATAAAGCAAAAAACGGAGTTGTAGTTATTACCTCCAAAAGAGGTACTCCTCCGGTTTATTAA
- a CDS encoding amidohydrolase, with product MNVLNIALVQHDIVWEDTNHNLTNLNRLLGSLDDKVDLVVLPEMFHAGFTMNPQKVAQSFSGEVLSWMKNKAQDLKVCLIGSVVFTAGEKFFNRLFVFYPDGEFKYYDKRHLFGMGGENKLYEAGQERLIFEYKGWKICPLICYDLRFPVWSRNTVDYDLLIYVANWPQPRREVWSVLLRSRSIENQCFVVGVNRVGTDMNCSYSGDSVVVNPKGNPILQFEEGQEAVRSIEISKDELIQFRDRFSVWKDRDDFTII from the coding sequence ATGAATGTTTTAAATATTGCTTTAGTACAACATGATATTGTTTGGGAAGATACGAATCACAACCTTACTAACCTTAACAGGCTGTTAGGTAGCTTGGATGATAAAGTTGATTTGGTTGTACTGCCGGAGATGTTTCATGCCGGGTTTACGATGAATCCGCAAAAAGTAGCTCAATCTTTTTCAGGTGAGGTATTGTCGTGGATGAAAAATAAAGCTCAGGATTTAAAGGTTTGCCTTATAGGAAGTGTTGTTTTTACAGCTGGAGAGAAGTTCTTTAATCGTTTATTTGTTTTTTATCCCGATGGAGAATTCAAATATTACGATAAACGGCATTTATTTGGAATGGGAGGTGAAAATAAGCTTTATGAGGCAGGACAGGAGCGATTAATTTTCGAATATAAAGGTTGGAAAATTTGTCCATTAATTTGTTATGATTTACGATTTCCGGTTTGGAGCAGAAACACTGTTGATTATGATCTTTTAATATATGTTGCAAATTGGCCACAACCCAGAAGAGAGGTTTGGTCTGTTTTGTTGCGTTCCAGATCGATTGAAAATCAGTGTTTTGTAGTTGGTGTAAATAGAGTTGGAACGGATATGAACTGCAGTTATAGTGGTGATTCTGTTGTTGTGAATCCTAAAGGAAACCCGATATTACAGTTTGAAGAAGGTCAGGAAGCTGTAAGATCAATAGAGATTTCAAAGGATGAACTAATTCAATTCCGGGACAGGTTTTCGGTATGGAAAGACAGGGATGATTTTACCATTATATAA
- a CDS encoding YitT family protein, with the protein MKISKQIYGGNKRRHLIDYLLIAIGSFILAAGFVLFINPYKIVPGGVYGLGIVVHHLIPAIPVGTFGLFLNIPLTLLGIRVLGPKFGIKTVVGMVLTTIFMDSLTFFLGEQDHLGLQNDLLLSSVFGGIVIGFGLGLIFKAKATSGGSDIVAMIGNKYTKISVGQFLIIVDSIIVLTGLLVFKDWKIPLYSWIVIFITGKVIDITLDGISYEKALIIISDKHELIKDRILNSLERGGTYFTGEGMYSGKEKKVIFTVVTRREVTTLQAMISQIDPEAFLTVMDTSEILGEGFKSLQEKEE; encoded by the coding sequence ATGAAAATATCTAAGCAAATTTACGGTGGCAACAAGCGCCGACACCTAATTGACTATCTCCTAATCGCAATTGGATCCTTTATTTTAGCAGCTGGATTCGTATTATTTATAAATCCATATAAAATTGTTCCCGGTGGAGTATATGGTCTTGGTATTGTTGTTCATCATCTCATTCCTGCCATCCCTGTTGGAACATTTGGATTATTCTTAAATATTCCACTAACACTTCTTGGCATTAGGGTACTCGGACCTAAATTTGGTATTAAAACAGTTGTTGGAATGGTTCTAACAACCATCTTTATGGATTCTCTTACCTTTTTTTTAGGTGAGCAAGACCATTTAGGACTGCAAAACGACCTGTTACTTTCTTCTGTATTTGGAGGCATCGTTATTGGATTTGGTTTAGGACTGATTTTTAAAGCCAAAGCTACATCCGGCGGGTCAGATATTGTAGCCATGATTGGGAACAAATACACAAAGATATCAGTTGGACAATTTCTTATTATTGTTGATTCGATTATTGTACTTACCGGTTTACTTGTATTTAAAGACTGGAAAATTCCATTGTATTCATGGATTGTAATTTTCATCACAGGTAAAGTGATCGATATAACTCTAGATGGAATATCATATGAGAAGGCCCTTATTATTATTTCTGATAAACATGAACTTATAAAAGATAGAATTTTAAACAGTCTGGAACGTGGAGGTACCTATTTTACCGGAGAAGGAATGTACAGTGGTAAGGAAAAGAAAGTAATATTTACAGTAGTGACCCGAAGAGAGGTTACAACATTACAAGCCATGATTAGTCAGATTGACCCGGAAGCCTTTTTAACGGTTATGGATACATCAGAAATATTAGGGGAAGGTTTTAAATCACTTCAGGAAAAAGAAGAATAA
- a CDS encoding BamA/TamA family outer membrane protein, whose product MKKNLRISNEFAIILFLGFTINIGTVAQTDTTYTKEGFTFGLLPAISFDADLGFQYGGLTNLYWYGDGSRYPEYDHSLYIEASKYTAGSTLLRCYYDSPMAIRNIRTTVDLTYFRDLTMDFYGFNGYESVYNPNWEDDSSFDYMSRVFYRHHRDMFRILTNFKGRLGSTDSPWKWMAGFTFFDFNINSVDIEKLNRKQDEENALPDIPVLYDKYIDWGIIKKEEANGGSHAYLKAGLSYDTRDILANPSKGLWTEIFFIYMPSLFSSFDHSYTRINLFHRQYFSLSPKRNLIFAYRIGLQHKLSGDIPFYLLPHMASSVLTSATSQGLGGAKTLRGISRNRVVGDGSLLANFELRWKMWRTKLFKQDFYLGSNYFIDLGMITQKYKIDLTEARNQLGSDYPLYFKDSNDKLHFSYGIGLKGALNENFVLSADYGIAAKKQDGTSGLYITLNYLF is encoded by the coding sequence ATGAAAAAGAATCTACGTATATCAAATGAATTTGCTATTATCCTATTTTTGGGTTTCACAATAAATATTGGGACAGTAGCTCAAACTGACACAACTTACACAAAAGAAGGATTTACTTTTGGCTTATTACCAGCCATATCATTCGATGCCGATTTAGGTTTTCAATACGGAGGTTTAACGAATTTGTACTGGTACGGAGACGGTAGCCGTTATCCCGAATACGATCATTCGTTATATATAGAAGCCTCAAAGTACACTGCAGGCTCAACACTATTAAGGTGCTACTATGATTCACCGATGGCTATCAGAAACATAAGAACAACCGTGGATTTAACTTATTTCCGTGATTTAACAATGGACTTCTACGGCTTCAATGGTTATGAATCCGTTTATAACCCTAATTGGGAAGATGATTCATCATTTGATTATATGTCTCGCGTTTTTTACAGACACCATCGCGACATGTTCAGGATCCTTACAAACTTTAAGGGGCGTTTGGGTTCAACAGATTCACCCTGGAAATGGATGGCAGGTTTTACCTTCTTTGATTTTAACATTAATTCGGTTGATATTGAAAAGCTAAACAGAAAGCAAGATGAAGAAAATGCATTACCAGATATACCCGTGCTTTACGACAAATATATCGATTGGGGAATCATAAAAAAAGAGGAGGCAAATGGAGGTAGTCATGCCTATTTAAAAGCTGGACTATCATATGACACCAGGGATATATTGGCAAATCCATCTAAAGGTTTATGGACTGAAATATTTTTTATTTACATGCCTTCGTTATTCTCCAGTTTTGATCACTCATATACACGAATAAACCTGTTTCATCGACAATATTTTTCATTAAGTCCAAAACGAAATCTCATTTTTGCATACCGAATTGGACTGCAACACAAACTCTCAGGCGATATTCCATTCTATCTATTGCCACATATGGCCTCCAGCGTTTTAACCTCGGCCACTTCTCAAGGTCTGGGAGGAGCAAAAACACTGAGAGGTATTAGCAGAAACCGAGTAGTAGGTGATGGCAGTTTACTTGCCAATTTTGAATTACGTTGGAAAATGTGGAGAACAAAACTTTTTAAACAAGATTTTTATCTCGGCTCGAATTATTTTATTGACCTTGGAATGATCACACAGAAATACAAAATTGATTTAACTGAGGCCCGAAATCAATTAGGCAGTGATTACCCACTCTATTTCAAGGATAGTAATGACAAGTTGCACTTCAGCTATGGAATTGGTCTCAAAGGTGCTTTAAATGAAAATTTTGTACTCTCTGCCGATTACGGAATTGCAGCTAAAAAACAAGATGGCACATCAGGTCTTTACATCACACTAAACTATCTGTTTTAA